Proteins encoded together in one Miscanthus floridulus cultivar M001 chromosome 16, ASM1932011v1, whole genome shotgun sequence window:
- the LOC136513580 gene encoding uncharacterized protein, with protein MEPLAEENKILREALSLSEKSIQRAQREQDLAESNSQDLEHQNGVLSEQLTASSEQLKKTSEELAIASEELKKMSEQLSKKNVELDSKTEQLDRKCQQLEDASKLKSEQDAELNRLRQTVEQIRQEKMKESDRADKLAEELKDYRHKTKAQFDVLVQEAKVQKDNFNTITAAIKPVLDCVDVEPAPRPDVCRFKHSGDLGKLRRLREVSEFVGGHGQISARSLENVVAVNAEEFFVEVAMKGPSL; from the exons atggagcccctcgccgaggaaaataagatactccgggaggctttaagtctttcggaaaaaagtattcagagggcccagcgGGAGCAGGACCTTGCGGAGTCGAATTCGCAGGACCTTGAACATCAAaatggggttctgtccgagcAACTAACGGCGTCgtccgagcagctgaagaagacatccgAGGAGCTAGCAATTGCATCTGAGGAACTTAAGAAGATGTCTgagcagttgagcaagaaaaacgtagaactcgatagtaaaactgaacagctcgaccggaagtgccagcagttggaggatgcatccaagctgaaatcgg agcaagatgcagaactcaaccgacttcgccagaccgtcgaacaaatccgacaagagaaaaTGAAGGAGTCGGATCGAGCCGACAAACTGgccgaagaattgaaag attatcgacataaaaccaaggcacagttcgatgtgctggtgcaagaagccaaagtccagaaggacaacttcaacactataactgccgcaataaaaccagtgctgGACTGCGTTGACGTTGAACCGGCGCCCCGtcctgatg tgtgccgctttaagcatagcggcgaccttggcaaGCTCAGGCGTCTGCGGGAGGTGAGCGAGTTCGTTGGTGGCCACGGCCAAATtagcgctcggagtcttgaaaaTGTCGTGGCCGTCAatgcggaggaattcttcgttgaggttgcgatgaaggggccttccttgtga